From a region of the Streptomyces sp. NBC_00193 genome:
- a CDS encoding TetR/AcrR family transcriptional regulator, which yields MARMPLTDRRRQLTEAAIRAMTRDGVSRTTTRSIAAEAGVSLSVFHYCFDSKQALLESVIETITAHYVTLVKAAILPRPTLRETVRAGFQAYWDHVAASPGAHLLTYELTQYALRQPEFGHLARKQYESYCAAYTVLLEELRLIHPFELSVPVAVLARYLAAMTDGVTLNFLVLGDDKAAAEILDMVTDHVAGLVVEAN from the coding sequence ATGGCACGGATGCCGTTGACCGACCGGCGCAGGCAGCTGACGGAGGCGGCGATCCGTGCGATGACCCGCGACGGGGTGTCCAGGACCACGACCCGGTCCATCGCCGCCGAGGCGGGCGTCTCCCTGAGCGTCTTCCACTACTGCTTCGACTCCAAGCAGGCGCTGCTGGAGTCGGTCATCGAGACCATCACCGCGCACTACGTCACCCTCGTGAAGGCCGCGATCCTGCCGAGGCCGACGCTGCGGGAGACCGTCCGGGCCGGCTTCCAGGCGTACTGGGACCACGTGGCGGCGAGCCCGGGGGCGCACCTGCTCACCTACGAGCTCACCCAGTACGCGCTGCGCCAGCCGGAGTTCGGGCACCTCGCGCGCAAGCAGTACGAGTCCTACTGCGCGGCGTACACCGTGCTGCTCGAGGAGCTGCGCCTGATCCACCCGTTCGAGCTCAGCGTGCCGGTGGCCGTGCTGGCCCGCTATCTGGCGGCCATGACGGACGGGGTGACCCTGAACTTCCTGGTCCTCGGCGACGACAAGGCCGCGGCCGAGATCCTCGACATGGTCACCGATCACGTGGCGGGGCTCGTCGTCGAGGCGAACTGA
- a CDS encoding AraC family transcriptional regulator: MQPQQEVSAWRPRVAGVVEVFHARFTAHAYPMHVHEAWTLLIVDDGAVRYDLDRHSRGTPGDTVSLLPPQVPHNGSAATPHGFRKRVVYLDTSLLDERFIGAAVDGPDLADPVLRRRVGQLHRVLAAPGDEFEAESRLALIGERLRTLLRPRLELPGALDASPPGMGTGIARSLRELLDERAAGGLSLEEAAGLLQAHPAHLVRAFSGAFGIAPHQYLVSRRVSLARRLLLDGRPAAEVAVAAGFYDQSHFTRHFKRVVGTTPGRFARSSASR; encoded by the coding sequence GTGCAGCCCCAGCAGGAGGTCTCGGCTTGGCGTCCGCGGGTCGCGGGTGTCGTCGAGGTCTTCCACGCCCGCTTCACCGCGCACGCCTACCCCATGCACGTCCACGAAGCGTGGACCCTGCTGATCGTCGACGACGGCGCCGTCCGCTACGACCTCGACCGCCACTCCCGCGGCACCCCGGGCGACACCGTGAGCCTGCTCCCGCCCCAGGTCCCGCACAACGGCTCCGCCGCGACGCCGCACGGGTTCCGCAAGCGCGTCGTCTACCTCGACACGAGCCTGCTGGACGAGCGCTTCATCGGCGCAGCCGTGGACGGACCCGACCTCGCCGACCCCGTGCTGCGCCGCCGCGTCGGACAGCTCCACCGGGTCCTGGCCGCCCCCGGTGACGAGTTCGAGGCGGAGAGCCGGCTGGCCCTGATCGGCGAACGGCTGCGCACCCTGCTGCGCCCCCGCCTCGAACTCCCGGGCGCCCTGGACGCATCGCCCCCCGGCATGGGCACCGGCATCGCGCGGAGCCTGCGCGAGCTCCTCGACGAGCGGGCGGCCGGCGGCCTGTCCCTGGAGGAGGCGGCCGGTCTGCTCCAGGCCCACCCCGCCCACCTGGTGCGCGCCTTCAGCGGCGCCTTCGGCATCGCCCCGCACCAGTACCTCGTCTCGCGCCGGGTCTCCCTGGCCCGCCGGCTGCTGCTCGACGGCCGCCCGGCCGCCGAGGTCGCGGTCGCGGCGGGCTTCTACGACCAGTCCCATTTCACCCGGCACTTCAAGCGCGTCGTCGGGACCACCCCCGGGCGCTTCGCGCGTTCCTCCGCATCCCGCTGA
- the pstC gene encoding phosphate ABC transporter permease subunit PstC, with product MTATTVIPPAAPDDEHVTPRALAKSGDPADRIFRGSARAAGAAVLLVMTLVGVFLGGRALTALDDAGWAFLTTSAWEPDSHNFGVAAVLIGTLLIGGVAILFALPLAMGTALYITEYAPRRIKQTLISLVDLMAAVPSVVYGLWGLFLFQPHVVGLSRWLTTYLGWFPPFAVDGDDPRDPLSPNTFYTSSTFIAGMVVALMVTPIACSVMREAFAQAPPGEREGAFALGATPWGVIRSVVLPFGRGGIIGGTMLGLGRALGETIAVYLIISPVFVIQPHILQNGAISVSALIALRYGSASPLGISALMAAGLTLFLMTLVVNFIASSVVARSRSGAGADA from the coding sequence GTGACCGCGACCACGGTGATCCCCCCGGCCGCCCCCGACGACGAGCACGTCACCCCGCGGGCCCTCGCCAAGAGCGGCGATCCGGCCGACCGGATCTTCCGGGGCTCGGCCCGCGCCGCCGGCGCCGCCGTCCTGCTCGTCATGACTTTGGTCGGCGTCTTCCTCGGAGGCCGCGCCCTGACGGCCCTGGACGATGCCGGATGGGCCTTCCTCACCACCTCCGCCTGGGAGCCCGACTCCCACAACTTCGGTGTGGCGGCGGTCCTGATCGGCACCCTGCTCATCGGCGGCGTCGCGATCCTCTTCGCGCTGCCGCTGGCGATGGGCACCGCCCTGTACATCACCGAGTACGCGCCGCGCCGCATCAAGCAGACCCTGATCAGCCTCGTCGACCTGATGGCCGCGGTGCCCAGCGTGGTCTACGGCCTGTGGGGGCTGTTCCTCTTCCAGCCGCACGTGGTCGGCCTGTCCCGCTGGCTCACCACGTACCTGGGCTGGTTCCCGCCCTTCGCGGTCGACGGGGACGACCCGCGCGACCCGCTCAGCCCGAACACCTTCTACACCTCCTCCACCTTCATCGCGGGCATGGTCGTCGCGCTGATGGTGACGCCGATCGCCTGTTCGGTGATGCGCGAGGCCTTCGCCCAGGCGCCGCCCGGCGAGCGCGAGGGAGCCTTCGCGCTCGGCGCCACACCGTGGGGCGTCATCCGCTCCGTCGTCCTGCCCTTCGGCAGGGGCGGGATCATCGGCGGCACCATGCTCGGGCTCGGCCGCGCGCTGGGAGAGACGATCGCCGTCTACCTGATCATCTCGCCTGTCTTCGTGATCCAGCCGCACATCCTCCAGAACGGCGCCATCTCCGTGTCCGCCCTGATCGCCCTGCGCTACGGCTCGGCCAGCCCCCTCGGGATATCCGCCCTGATGGCGGCCGGCCTCACCCTCTTCCTGATGACCCTGGTGGTCAACTTCATCGCCTCCTCGGTCGTGGCCCGCAGCCGCTCCGGAGCGGGGGCCGACGCATGA
- a CDS encoding sulfatase-like hydrolase/transferase → MSRRVRTQVSRRGFLAGTAAAAAAATVPAIGQAAAAPAAASATRPNILLIVTDDQPKQTDWALQKAIGWLAGQGVKFSHGHVTTPLCAPSRSSIFSGRHAHNHGVRNNAASAALDQNTTVQRYLKQAGYRTGLFGKYLNSWNIADAPPHFEDFALLQPGYVDAKWNVNGAVQTINGYTTNIIKNRTLGFLDKAATDTRPWFAYVTPYASHGPRTPRTDPVRPRPSTRAPPCPNGTAAPPSPRPTAATSRPTSRTPPAPWRTAGASARSSCGCSSRSTTPSRPSRTSWRPPASSTTPS, encoded by the coding sequence ATGAGCAGGAGAGTCCGTACGCAGGTCAGCCGGAGAGGGTTCCTCGCCGGCACGGCCGCGGCGGCGGCCGCCGCCACCGTGCCCGCGATCGGCCAGGCGGCGGCGGCCCCCGCGGCGGCATCCGCGACCCGTCCGAACATCCTCCTGATCGTCACCGACGACCAGCCCAAGCAGACCGACTGGGCCCTTCAGAAGGCCATCGGCTGGCTCGCCGGCCAGGGTGTGAAGTTCAGCCACGGCCACGTCACCACCCCGCTGTGCGCACCCTCCCGCTCCTCGATCTTCTCCGGCCGCCACGCCCACAACCACGGGGTCCGCAACAACGCCGCTTCCGCCGCCCTGGACCAGAACACCACCGTCCAGCGCTATCTGAAGCAGGCCGGATATCGCACGGGTCTCTTCGGCAAATACCTCAATTCCTGGAACATTGCCGACGCGCCCCCGCATTTCGAGGATTTCGCGCTGCTCCAGCCCGGATACGTCGACGCGAAGTGGAACGTCAACGGGGCGGTCCAGACGATCAACGGCTACACCACGAACATCATCAAGAACCGCACGCTGGGCTTCCTGGACAAGGCGGCCACCGACACCCGCCCCTGGTTCGCCTACGTCACCCCGTACGCCTCGCACGGACCCCGTACGCCTCGCACGGACCCCGTACGCCCGAGGCCAAGTACGCGGGCACCCCCGTGCCCGAATGGAACGGCCGCCCCTCCGTCACCGAGGCCGACCGCAGCGACAAGCCGCCCTACATCCAGGACGCCACCGGCACCCTGGAGGACGGCAGGCGCATCCGCGCGGAGCAGCTGCGGGTGCTCCTCTCGGTCGACGACGCCGTCCAGGCCTTCAAGGACAAGCTGGCGGCCACCGGCCAGCTCGACAACACCCTCGTGA
- a CDS encoding LysR family transcriptional regulator, translating into MQLELRHLQAVCQIAETGSLGGAARVLGVSQPALSAQLRRIERVTGGELFVRGRLGVEPTPLGQFVLAKARRVLSEMDALGAETRARTTDAPLRLGCILLVLIDGLIARQDLALAGREITVDLEDSVTALVRMLGAGRYDVIVYGEVNDHEVPLPAGVTARTLVPKEPFCIRMAARHPLARLEALDLADLADEQWMTLVEDDDGGPEALIEACAKAGFVPALRYRITDRMMQYDLISAGRAVSLSQPTAPAVAGTVMRPLIGAPITGRIRLAWNRSTVSARQAELFYRSAAYAYLANVDNNPFHRAWWDEHPEAHPAMD; encoded by the coding sequence ATGCAGCTGGAGTTGAGACATCTGCAAGCCGTCTGCCAGATAGCGGAGACCGGAAGCCTGGGGGGCGCGGCGCGGGTCCTCGGGGTCTCCCAGCCGGCGCTCTCCGCCCAGCTGCGCCGGATCGAGCGGGTCACCGGCGGCGAGCTCTTCGTCCGGGGCCGCCTCGGGGTCGAACCGACCCCGCTCGGTCAGTTCGTCCTGGCCAAGGCGCGCCGCGTGCTCAGCGAGATGGACGCCCTGGGTGCGGAGACGCGGGCCCGGACGACCGATGCCCCGCTGCGCCTGGGCTGCATCCTGCTGGTGCTGATCGACGGTCTGATCGCCCGGCAGGATCTGGCCCTGGCGGGCCGGGAGATCACCGTGGACCTGGAGGACTCGGTGACCGCCCTGGTGCGGATGCTCGGCGCGGGCCGCTACGACGTCATCGTGTACGGCGAGGTGAACGACCACGAGGTGCCGCTGCCCGCGGGAGTGACGGCCCGCACCCTGGTCCCCAAGGAACCCTTCTGCATCCGCATGGCGGCCCGGCACCCGCTGGCCCGGCTGGAGGCCCTCGATCTCGCGGACCTCGCCGACGAGCAGTGGATGACCCTGGTCGAGGACGACGACGGCGGGCCCGAGGCACTGATCGAGGCCTGCGCCAAAGCCGGCTTCGTCCCCGCGCTGCGCTACCGGATCACCGACCGCATGATGCAGTACGACCTGATCTCCGCGGGCCGGGCCGTCTCGCTGAGCCAGCCCACCGCACCCGCCGTGGCGGGCACGGTGATGCGCCCGCTGATCGGGGCCCCCATCACCGGGCGCATCCGGCTGGCCTGGAACCGCTCGACGGTCTCGGCCCGCCAAGCGGAACTCTTCTACCGGTCGGCCGCCTACGCGTACCTGGCCAATGTGGACAACAATCCCTTCCACCGGGCCTGGTGGGACGAGCATCCGGAAGCCCACCCGGCCATGGACTGA
- a CDS encoding DUF2000 domain-containing protein, with the protein MSDEMKSENATDVGADAGAGVEADAGVEAGTDGPVRFDTKIAVLLRDDLETWQRLNVTAFLVSGLGTTVPEVVGEPYEDADGTPYLPMFRQPVLVFEGGKETVTAAHERAVRRGLRTAVFTSDLFGTGHDRANRAAVAAVGRDHLDLVGIAVHGARNSVDKVLKGARMHR; encoded by the coding sequence ATGAGCGACGAGATGAAGAGCGAGAACGCTACGGACGTGGGCGCGGACGCGGGTGCGGGCGTGGAGGCGGACGCGGGCGTGGAGGCCGGTACGGACGGGCCCGTGCGGTTCGACACCAAGATCGCGGTGCTGCTGCGCGACGACCTGGAGACCTGGCAGCGGCTGAACGTCACGGCGTTCCTCGTCAGTGGGCTCGGTACGACGGTCCCCGAGGTGGTCGGCGAACCGTACGAGGACGCCGACGGGACCCCCTACCTGCCCATGTTCCGCCAGCCCGTACTGGTCTTCGAGGGCGGCAAGGAAACGGTGACGGCGGCGCACGAGCGGGCGGTGCGGCGCGGGCTGCGGACGGCGGTGTTCACCTCGGACCTGTTCGGCACGGGCCACGACCGGGCCAACCGGGCGGCCGTGGCGGCGGTGGGCAGGGATCACCTCGACCTCGTCGGGATCGCCGTCCACGGGGCGCGCAACTCCGTGGACAAGGTGCTCAAGGGGGCCCGCATGCACCGGTGA
- a CDS encoding formylglycine-generating enzyme family protein yields MSSSCCTPGHDAPVGAVTLLAAPALAAPRAVRGLLDLPGGRFLMGTEDADGFPADGEGPVREVAVDPFRIAPTTVTNAQYATFVKATGHVTEAEEFGFSFVFAGLLAQELADTAPSVAGVPWWRAVSGASWKHPEGPGSSVTTRQNHPVVHVSWNDARAYCSWSGTRLPSEAEWEYAARGGLEQRRYPWGDELAPGGRTLLNIWQGEFPTTHTGPHLGTVPVKSYRPNGHGLYNAVGNVWEWCEDPFAPGHESRTMRGGSFLCHDSYCNRYRVAARSSNTPDSSTSNIGFRVAA; encoded by the coding sequence ATGTCCTCCTCCTGCTGCACCCCGGGGCACGACGCCCCGGTCGGCGCCGTCACCCTGCTCGCCGCGCCCGCGCTCGCCGCGCCCCGGGCCGTACGCGGTCTGCTCGACCTGCCCGGGGGGCGCTTCCTGATGGGCACCGAGGACGCGGACGGGTTCCCGGCCGACGGCGAGGGCCCGGTCCGGGAGGTGGCGGTGGATCCCTTCCGGATCGCGCCGACGACGGTGACCAACGCCCAGTACGCCACCTTCGTCAAGGCCACCGGACATGTCACGGAGGCGGAGGAGTTCGGGTTCTCCTTCGTCTTCGCCGGGCTGCTGGCGCAGGAACTCGCCGACACCGCACCGTCCGTGGCCGGGGTCCCCTGGTGGCGGGCGGTGAGCGGCGCGAGCTGGAAGCACCCCGAGGGGCCCGGGTCGTCCGTCACGACCCGGCAGAACCACCCCGTCGTCCACGTCTCGTGGAACGACGCCCGGGCGTACTGCTCCTGGTCCGGAACCAGGCTGCCCAGCGAGGCCGAATGGGAGTATGCGGCCCGCGGCGGCCTGGAGCAGCGCCGCTACCCCTGGGGCGACGAACTCGCCCCGGGAGGACGCACGCTGCTCAACATCTGGCAGGGCGAGTTCCCCACCACCCACACCGGCCCCCACCTCGGCACCGTCCCCGTGAAGTCGTACCGCCCCAACGGCCACGGGCTCTACAACGCCGTGGGCAACGTGTGGGAATGGTGCGAGGACCCCTTCGCTCCGGGCCACGAGTCCCGGACGATGCGCGGCGGTTCCTTCCTCTGCCACGACTCGTACTGCAACCGCTACCGGGTCGCGGCCCGCAGCTCCAACACCCCCGACAGCTCCACGTCCAACATCGGTTTCCGGGTGGCTGCCTGA
- a CDS encoding discoidin domain-containing protein, which produces MVLGPVPGAAADNNWWEPTARPAPDSQINVTGEPFKGTDAQGNVRGFVDAHDHIMSNEGFGGRLICGKPFSDAGIADALKDCPEHYPDGSLAIFDFITKGGDGKHDPDGWPTFKDWPAHDSLTHQQNYYAWIERAWRGGQRVLVNDLVTNGVICSVYFFKDRSCDEMTAIRLEAKKTYDMQAYVDKMYGGPGKGWFRIVTDSAQARDVIKQGKLAVVLGVETSEPFGCKQILDVAQCGKADIDKGLDELYNLGVRSMFLCHKFDNALCGVRFDEGALGTAINVGQFLSTGTFWKTEACTGPQHDNPIGLAPAAAAEKELPAGVSMPSYASGAQCNTRGLTDLGDYAVRGMMKRKMMLELDHMSVKAAGQAFDIMETENYPGVISSHSWMDLGWMERLYKLGGFAAAYMGGSEGFSAEAKRTDALRDKYNVGYGYGTDMNGVGGWPGPRGANTPNPVTYPFRSTDGGSVIDKQTTGQRTWDLNTDGASHYGLVPDWIEDIRIVGGQGVVDDLFKGAESYLRTWGNSEQHKAGVNLAAGQPSSASTSEWWNPFVSFAPGLAFDGNRSSRWASEWNDDQWLQVDLGSQQLVKRVTLDWEAAYGRSYRIEVSTNGTDWTTAWSTTAGDGGVDTARFAGVPARYVRVHGAGRGTQWGYSLHEVGVYSS; this is translated from the coding sequence ATGGTGCTCGGCCCCGTCCCGGGAGCCGCCGCCGACAACAACTGGTGGGAGCCCACCGCGCGGCCCGCGCCCGACTCCCAGATCAACGTGACCGGTGAGCCCTTCAAGGGCACCGACGCCCAGGGCAACGTCCGCGGCTTCGTCGACGCGCACGACCACATCATGTCCAACGAGGGCTTCGGCGGCCGGCTGATCTGCGGAAAGCCGTTCTCCGACGCGGGCATCGCCGACGCGCTCAAGGACTGTCCGGAGCACTACCCCGACGGCAGCCTCGCGATCTTCGACTTCATCACCAAGGGCGGCGACGGCAAGCACGACCCCGACGGCTGGCCCACCTTCAAGGACTGGCCCGCCCACGACTCGCTGACCCACCAGCAGAACTACTACGCCTGGATCGAGCGCGCCTGGCGCGGTGGCCAGCGCGTCCTCGTCAACGACCTCGTCACCAACGGGGTGATCTGCTCGGTCTACTTCTTCAAGGACCGCAGCTGCGACGAGATGACCGCCATCCGCCTGGAGGCGAAGAAGACGTACGACATGCAGGCCTACGTCGACAAGATGTACGGCGGCCCCGGCAAGGGCTGGTTCCGCATCGTCACCGACTCCGCCCAGGCCCGCGACGTGATCAAGCAGGGCAAGCTGGCCGTGGTCCTCGGCGTCGAGACCTCCGAACCCTTCGGCTGCAAGCAGATCCTGGACGTCGCGCAGTGCGGCAAGGCGGACATCGACAAGGGCCTCGACGAGCTGTACAACCTCGGCGTGCGCAGCATGTTCCTGTGCCACAAGTTCGACAACGCCCTGTGCGGGGTCCGCTTCGACGAGGGCGCGCTGGGAACGGCCATCAACGTCGGGCAGTTCCTGTCGACGGGCACCTTCTGGAAGACGGAAGCGTGCACGGGCCCGCAGCACGACAACCCCATCGGCCTGGCCCCGGCGGCCGCCGCCGAGAAGGAACTGCCGGCGGGCGTGAGCATGCCCTCGTACGCCTCGGGTGCCCAGTGCAACACCCGCGGCCTCACCGACCTCGGTGACTACGCGGTGCGCGGCATGATGAAACGCAAGATGATGCTCGAACTCGACCACATGAGCGTGAAGGCGGCCGGCCAGGCCTTCGACATCATGGAGACCGAGAACTACCCGGGCGTGATCTCCTCGCACAGCTGGATGGACCTCGGCTGGATGGAGCGGCTCTACAAGCTCGGCGGTTTCGCCGCCGCGTACATGGGCGGCTCCGAGGGCTTCAGCGCCGAGGCCAAGCGGACCGACGCGCTGCGCGATAAGTACAACGTCGGCTACGGCTACGGCACCGACATGAACGGCGTCGGCGGCTGGCCCGGCCCGCGCGGGGCGAACACCCCGAACCCGGTGACGTACCCCTTCCGCAGCACCGACGGCGGGTCGGTCATCGACAAGCAGACCACCGGCCAGCGCACGTGGGACCTGAACACCGACGGCGCCTCGCACTACGGCCTGGTGCCCGACTGGATCGAGGACATCCGCATCGTCGGCGGACAGGGCGTGGTGGACGACCTGTTCAAGGGCGCCGAGTCCTACCTGCGCACCTGGGGCAACTCCGAGCAGCACAAGGCCGGTGTGAACCTCGCCGCGGGCCAGCCCTCCTCCGCGAGCACGTCCGAGTGGTGGAACCCCTTCGTCAGCTTCGCGCCCGGCCTCGCCTTCGACGGCAACCGGTCCAGCCGCTGGGCGAGCGAGTGGAACGACGACCAGTGGCTGCAGGTCGACCTCGGCTCCCAGCAGCTGGTCAAGCGGGTCACCCTGGACTGGGAGGCCGCGTACGGGCGTTCGTACCGCATCGAGGTCTCCACGAACGGAACGGACTGGACGACGGCCTGGTCCACGACCGCAGGTGACGGCGGGGTGGACACGGCGAGGTTCGCCGGGGTCCCGGCCCGGTACGTGCGCGTCCACGGAGCGGGACGCGGTACGCAGTGGGGTTACTCCCTGCACGAAGTCGGCGTATACAGCAGCTGA
- a CDS encoding sulfatase-like hydrolase/transferase: MRAEQLRVLLSVDDAVQAFKDKLAATGQLDNTLVIYIGDNGFGWADHGWTAKSVPYSPAHEVPFYLSWPAGGLGAGTVDDRIVANIDIAPTILDAAGITPNTPQDGRSLLSSYSRDHLLVEWWKQGTAPDHRTWSSYVAKDKQYVEYYKLHTDANGTVSGTGEVTFREYYDLAADPHQLVNKLYQATPAQERNLGIPALAAQLAADRVG; the protein is encoded by the coding sequence ATCCGCGCGGAGCAGCTGCGGGTGCTCCTCTCGGTCGACGACGCCGTCCAGGCCTTCAAGGACAAGCTGGCGGCCACCGGCCAGCTCGACAACACCCTCGTGATCTACATCGGCGACAACGGCTTCGGCTGGGCCGACCACGGCTGGACCGCGAAGTCGGTGCCCTACAGCCCCGCCCACGAGGTGCCGTTCTACCTCTCCTGGCCCGCCGGGGGCCTCGGCGCCGGCACGGTCGACGACCGCATCGTCGCCAACATCGACATCGCGCCCACCATCCTCGACGCCGCCGGGATCACCCCGAACACCCCGCAGGACGGCCGGTCGCTGCTGAGCTCGTACAGCCGCGACCACCTGCTCGTCGAATGGTGGAAGCAGGGCACCGCCCCCGACCACCGCACCTGGTCCTCCTACGTGGCCAAGGACAAGCAGTACGTGGAGTACTACAAGCTGCACACCGACGCCAACGGCACCGTGTCCGGCACCGGAGAGGTCACCTTCCGGGAGTACTACGACCTCGCCGCCGACCCGCACCAGCTGGTCAACAAGCTGTACCAGGCCACCCCGGCGCAGGAACGGAACCTGGGCATCCCCGCCCTGGCCGCCCAGCTCGCCGCCGACCGGGTCGGCTAG
- the pstA gene encoding phosphate ABC transporter permease PstA: protein MTALTHRPHGPGAADAPGAPGTPGAPGAPTAATVRPPVLLDGAGVPPEQRRNTATLHLRDVLAMVGAAASALAVTALLFGRLLPFNAPLGFAVVLYLSFMALYAVLVSLDESAATVRARLAQALVHSIAALLMTALVLVVGYVLMRGWDALAHLNFFTEDMAATGPLEPLSQGGALHAIVGTLEQIGIALAVSVPLGLACAVFLNEVPGRYARFVRTIVEAMTALPSIVAGLFVYATWILLLHFDKSGFAAALALSVMMLPIVIRASDVVIRLVPGSLKEASYALGAGQWRTVWTVVLPTSRSGLTTAVILGTARGIGETSPVLLTSGIAGGLNANPFDGPQLSLPLAVFSLVQSPEKSMIARGFGCAALLMALVLLLFVLARVIGGKAPGQLGRGAQHRRVLASARDVERMRARAAERDLALAEEEAGGPEPQGWQALPPPRA, encoded by the coding sequence ATGACCGCCCTCACGCACCGGCCGCACGGCCCGGGCGCCGCCGACGCTCCGGGAGCTCCGGGTACCCCAGGTGCTCCGGGCGCTCCCACCGCCGCCACCGTCCGCCCGCCCGTGCTGCTCGACGGAGCCGGGGTCCCGCCCGAGCAGCGGCGCAACACCGCGACCCTGCACCTGCGCGACGTCCTCGCCATGGTGGGCGCGGCCGCCTCCGCGCTCGCGGTGACCGCCCTGCTGTTCGGCCGGCTCCTGCCCTTCAACGCGCCCCTCGGCTTCGCGGTCGTCCTCTACCTGTCCTTCATGGCGCTCTACGCCGTCCTCGTGTCCCTCGACGAATCCGCCGCCACCGTGCGGGCGCGCCTCGCGCAGGCCCTGGTGCACAGCATCGCCGCCCTGCTCATGACGGCCCTGGTGCTCGTCGTCGGCTACGTGCTCATGCGCGGCTGGGACGCCCTGGCCCACCTCAACTTCTTCACCGAGGACATGGCCGCGACCGGTCCGCTGGAGCCGCTGAGCCAGGGCGGGGCGCTGCACGCCATCGTCGGCACCCTGGAGCAGATCGGCATCGCACTGGCGGTCTCGGTGCCGCTGGGGCTGGCCTGCGCGGTGTTCCTCAACGAAGTCCCGGGCCGCTACGCGCGGTTCGTCCGCACCATCGTCGAAGCCATGACGGCGCTGCCCTCCATCGTGGCCGGGCTGTTCGTCTACGCGACCTGGATCCTGCTGCTCCACTTCGACAAGTCCGGCTTCGCCGCCGCCCTCGCGCTGTCCGTGATGATGCTGCCGATCGTCATCAGGGCCTCCGACGTGGTGATCCGGCTGGTGCCGGGCTCACTGAAGGAGGCCTCCTACGCCCTGGGCGCCGGCCAGTGGCGCACCGTGTGGACCGTGGTCCTGCCCACGTCCCGCTCCGGACTGACCACCGCCGTCATCCTGGGCACCGCCCGCGGCATCGGGGAGACCTCCCCGGTGCTGCTCACCTCCGGCATTGCGGGCGGGCTCAACGCCAATCCCTTCGACGGCCCGCAACTCTCGCTGCCGCTCGCGGTGTTCAGCCTGGTCCAGTCCCCGGAGAAGTCCATGATCGCCCGGGGGTTCGGCTGCGCCGCCCTGCTCATGGCGCTGGTGCTGCTGCTCTTCGTGCTCGCCCGCGTCATCGGCGGCAAGGCACCGGGCCAGCTCGGCCGCGGCGCGCAGCACCGCCGGGTCCTGGCGTCCGCCCGTGACGTGGAGCGGATGCGGGCCCGGGCCGCCGAGCGGGACCTCGCCCTGGCCGAAGAAGAGGCCGGGGGGCCGGAGCCACAGGGGTGGCAGGCGCTTCCTCCGCCCCGGGCGTAG